The stretch of DNA ACTTGGTTAATAAATCCATCATGTAGGCCCCTAGTGACTGCAGACTTCCCAGACAGCCACGTATCACATTCCCGTGTCTAATTGCCGATCTGTCTAATCACATCTATTACAACTTTAATGTTGGACTGCATATGCTTTCAGGAGGAAATGGCTGTCAGTGTCTCAAGAATTGTTGATGGGCCTTGTGTTTTGTGATGGATAATGTCAGAGAAGCACAGGAATGTATaatgcatgggggtggggaggtcctCAAGTGCTCATCATGATCATTTTCTGCCTGTCCTGGGGACACTGAGTTGTTGCTTTTGGAAAAACTGCCTTCCCATTAATTATTCTTGGTTCTGGTAAATGAACCACAATTCCAGCAACTCAAGACTGCCCTGGAACAAAATAACTGAAACATGCGATACGGCTTTGTCAGTGGGTAGTCAGAGATTACCTTCTTTAAGAGAGatctctttatgatttttttccgaCAACAAACCAGTATATGTTCATTATTAAAGAAGCTTTAGGGAGTATCgcaatagaatttttaaagattatccaTAATCCACTCTTTAGAGAGAAACgcttttaacattttgttgtatATCTCTTGTGGGTTTTGTCCTTAGTTATAtgtccaaaaatatatatataacttctaatatattttttgacCTAACCTCTCCTAGAATATTTCCTTGTCAATAAATATTATCTAAACTATCATTTCTGATAATTGCATAGTTTACCTATACCATACTAACCTCTTATCAGCAGATACTCAGATTACTTTGTGAGGTGGTTATCTTACcaaaaaaaagatgctttttttgtttgtttctacaggagttttcctcttttaacttttagagatgtactcattttaaaaagatgttctaCCTACCCAGCTAGAGACAGGACCCAAAAAACACCATCTCCACCCACAGTTTGCACATTTGGATGAGTCCAAAATTAGTTCCATTACTGCTTTACCACAGTATAGCACACCTGTTGCTCAGTGTTTTATCTGAACTGCCTCATGTTCTCCTCCCAATCCCTGTGCCCTGTAGGTGGTACTGCTCTCTCCATGTCATAGGAGGAAACAGCCTGGTTGCTGTGGCCAAGCCAGAATTGGAACCCAAGATTCTGACCCCTGTGCTTAGCTCCTAACttattagacacacacacacacacacacacacacacacacacacacacacacgcagttcTTTAAGAATGATTAATAAAGATTTTCTGTCACTTAAAATAATTGCACCTTTTgctttcaacatatttttttgcTTCCACTTTGTAATGGTGTTCATTCTCTTTCCCAGAATGTTTCTGGGGTGGTTGTTGAATGCTTACACACCCTCGATGATGTCCTTTTTCTCGGTGCCCTAATTCTTGGGGATTCTCACATAATTTACTAGTTGAATTTCTTAAATACATGCACAAGTAGAAATAGGCCCTACAActtaaaacgtttttttttaatcctggacTGTTGTGAATTGATAATGTCAGtgttcattttcagaaatggtAAGTTTCCTTTCCTAAAAGCAGGTATTTTGGATTGAGAGTTGATGGCCTAATTAGCCTTGGACCTTTTTTTTAGCTTTTCCTAGAGCACTTTAGATTGTTTCAAAGTAAGAAGTAGGCTTTACGTCCCCGAGGGTGCCTTGCTCTGCCTAACTCTTTATTCGCTGCCCTGAATGCTTCTCTCCAGTGCATATGGAAGATAAAGGCCagaaaatgtttgtttgcttttatgtttCTCTCTTTGGAAGTAACTAGAATTTCTTTGCTAGCTCATTTCCATACTTAGATGATGTTCTGGAAATACCTCACAGGTAGGACTCAGTAAACAGTTTGGAAGTATGTTCATGTAATTATCAGCCagtatttacataatatatagcATTtacatactatataaatatatctaacatctattgagcacttactgtaccCGCACACTGTAAGTGATGGCAttttgctgttaatttttttttaatgtttatttatttttgagacagagacagagcatgaacaggggaggatcagagaaagggagacacagaatctgaagcaggctccaggctccgagctgtcagcacagagcccgacgcggggctcgaactcatggaccacaagatcatgacctgagccaaaatcagacgctcaactgactgagccacccaggcaccccagttttttaaatttttttaacgtttatttattattaagagagagagagagaggaggagacacagaatacgaagcaggctccaggctctgagctgtcagcacagaggccgacacggggctcgaactcacagactgtgaaatcatgacctgggccgaagtcggatgcttaaccgactgagtcacccaggcgccccagtgatggCATTTTGCTCTTAAAACAACCCTATGAGTTAGATATTGTGGTGATTTAGGTGACAAGATAGGGTTTAGATTTGAACCCAAACACTGACCCCTCAGGAGCTTGTCGGTTCTGGTCTTGTTTATTCCACTGTGTTATGCAAatcttctttgggcctcagtttcttaatcttgAAATAAAGAGGAGTTGGAATAGCTAGCTGGTTTTGAAGGTTTTTTCCACCCTCAACATTTTGAGTCCATGAATCTGCTTGGAAAACCAGCTCCCTGTTAGAAATCATTTCCTCTCCTCTCACATTTGATGTCTACACTTGCTGCCTTTGCCCCTGGCCAACCTCCGTTCTCTCTATGGCAGTGCCTGTGCTGTAGGACACGCAGGAGGGGGGCACATGAAGTCCCCAGGAGAAGGCCACATAGGTCCTTGTCACAGAACACTGGGGTACTGCGGTCTGCTCAGGGCTGGGCGGCTCCTGTTGAGCCACGGGCCACAGGCCACAGGCCACGCCAGAGGCACGCAGAGACGGCGTCAGGATGGACTGGAGCTGTTCTCATCGCTGGCAGTGTGAGAGGACCTAACGTGAATGGGTTATAACTTATTCATGACTAGAGTCTAAAATAGCTTCTTATAACTAATTCACAGCTACCACGTGAGTGCTAGTGTGCTATTTTTTCGGATTCTAAAATTATTACCCTATTTCCACAGGCTTTGTGAAAAAATAAGTCTGCGATTGCCAGGAACAAagaaatttcccattttttaatggtgGGACCCTTTCCTATCAAAGATACTCCATTGCTTTTAGTCTAACAAGTGTGGTACagggacattttaaaatactgcttcTGGCATGTCAAGAAATTATGGGATGAGGTCATGTTCAAATCAATACTGCCGCAGTGCTTTTTGATCCATGCAATGCAATTCTTGTCGAGATCTCCACTCAGCAACATTAGGAAGCAGTGTAAAATTATCCGAAGCCCGTCTGTGATGCAGGAGTTCAGATGTGAAGGAAAAGTGGAAGTTCATTAGGCAAGAGGATGGGAGGTGGTTTGCCAAGAGCATTCCAGACGGAGGGAGCCAGGAGGGAGCCAGGTGCGGAAGGCgctgtgttgggggaggggtgcggcAGAGGGGGCTCCCGAGAGGACAGCGGTGTTGATGGAGCCCGGAGGAGACTGGTGTGGGGCGAgcccggggaggggcaggccgagcaggcagggcctctgggagcgggggccgggggggggggggctggatcccaggagcATTGCAAGGATGCCAGGCGGTCAGAGCTCTGTTTGTGGATGCAAATGTGGGCAAGATCTGTGTGTGCACTTAGGAGGGACGGTACGGAAAGCGTATGTGTTTAAAAGGGGGCGAAAGCAAGTCTGACTGTGGTCCCTCCCCACCATAACACCTGAGGCGTGGCTTTCTGACCACCCCGGCCCCGTTGCGGAGTCAgcccagaggcagagagggagcgtGGCCCTGCCTCTCAGAGTGGGCACCCGCCTGGACCCCCAGGACCGGGACACACGTGACGCCACGGGTACCTTGTTCTTTCTCCTCAGACCAGCTTAGCTGCTTCACAGCGGCTCTGGCTAGGCGCACGGTGCCCTGCCCTCAGCCAGCTTCCCGGGAAGCTTTGCCGCCGAGTCTTTACTGCCGGACTGGAAGGGCAGCAGCGCCCTCCGGCCGTTGTCCGTCTCACCTGGAGCACGGAGAGCCTGTGGGCCCTGCCCCGGGGAGCAGTGGTGCGCCCGCGTCTGGTGCACACCCCCCGTGCAGAGGCCACCTCGAGGCACCGCGCCTGTGCCCTCCGTGTCAGAGCACCGGGTGTGGCGTGAGCATTCCACGTGTGCGTGGAGTTGAGACCCACCGCAGCCTTCGGGATTCTGGCCCGCGGAGCCTGAGGGCCCAGAGAGGCTGCGAGGCTCCGATGCGGCCTTTCCTGGTTTATGTTTTCCCTTGTTGGTGGGATATTCGCGTTTTTCCTCAGGGGGCGTGGCGAGAACAAACGACGATAAGTGACAGGAGAGCACTTGGTGCTGGTACAACTGGAGATGGCCCGTAAATAAAATGATCGTGCCACCATTTAAGCCTTAATGCccttaaagagaagaaagaacatcaCTCTTGAATTAGGATGAGAATTGGACACGAGCTACTGACGGGCCATTTGTCCTCCTGCTGCCACAGAGCAGCCTCGGTGAGATCGGGGCTCACGTCTCTCCAAGGACCTTCATTAAAAGCACGTTCTCACCAGGAGATGGTGTTAGCGTCCCTCCCCGCTGCAGGAGGCGGTCTTGGCCGGGTCTCCAGAACCCATCTCTCCAGAGTTTGGAAGAGCAAGCCTTTGTCAAGCATTAGTTTTCCAAACCGATAGAGTGAATAGCACATTAACAGACACTTAGTGCCTAATGACTttaccaggggaaaaaaaatgcgcGTGTGGCTTAACCTCCAGATCACGGTCAAAGCAGCCTATTCGGCAGACCTGCCTTCAGCGCCTGTTCCCACCGCTTCTGGAGTTCCTCTGGCGGGGCCGTGCACACCACCAGCGTGGGCCTTGCCCTCCGGCCGCCACTGTGGCCGGGCCCTCGAGTGCCGGTCCCTTGGCACCCCATCTCGGAGGCCAGCGTCCAGGCCGCCCCGCCTTCGGCCGAGCCGATAACTGCGAAACTGCTGACCGCTCCCAGCGACGCTTAGACACAAAATGGGATTTTGCCTCAAGACAAAAAGCTGCGGTACGGAGAGCCCACGCTTTACGGCGTGTGCCCTTTTGACACACAAAGTGCAGTGTTGTGCAAGCCGTGCTCTCTGAATGTCGCCCTCCGTTACTGGTTGACACATCATCAAGACGGGGTGAATGCCTTTACTCGGGCAGGATGCATTATTCATGGGCACAGACGCCCTGCAGCTTTCCCGTCAGCCATCATGCCGACCCCTCCAGGGGGGAGTCACGAACGCTCCTTCGTGTCTCTGACCCCAGAGCGTCTTAGAGATTCTGAACTAAGCCTCGCGGGAccaccttcttttcttcttccagattAGCCACGTCTCTCAGCTGTGTCTCCGTGGCCTAACTGGGATGCTTCTGTAGCTTCATTCTTGTCCGTTTACTGGAAGGATTAGGTCACGACCGTGATCACATGTCACAAGAAGAGCTAAGGATGAGAAAGTTAAAGCATCGCTTTTTGTTTAAGCTACAGCGACTCTTTGTCCTCTGGAAGTCAGTGATGTTGTTATCCTTTTGAGCTgatagaaaataatttagtaGCTTGGATACCATTTGGAGACGCGACGCGCCGCCTCGGGCCTGAGGGGGCCCACACTGTTGGTGCGTATCCGgcaaaggagaaggggagagcgCCCATCGGGTGAGGTGCCGTGGGGTCGATGACCCTGTCCCCCCGCTGTCGGGGCCCCGGACGGAGCGGCCACAGCTCCCTTGCCGGCTCCGCACGTTACATACTCACATCTTCCTGTTCGCCTGGTGCGTCTTCCTCCCGAGACCGTCTGCCCACGGCAATGGGAGCTTCAAGGGCACCTTCTCATTCCTGCGCTTGCCACGGTGAACTGATGAATTACAGATCAGTAAGTACGACTCAAAGCTGCTGATTCACGAGGCGATGAGACTGAACGGGCACATTTCGATGCTGGACAAATCcgtttttgaaattttcatgttCCCATTTTCTTTGAGCAAGACATGCTTGTGAAGTTAAGCATCTAAGCGGGAAGCCCCTGGAATCCAAGGCTGCTCAGCCTGAAGGCTCCCCTGGTGCCACACCCCTACTCGAAGGCGGGGCACGTGGGGTGCCCCTGCGCCAGGCTCCGTGCACTCTGGATGGACTCAGATTGCACGGCAGGTGCCGGAGGGCGAGAGCCCTGCTGAGCGGCAAGACTGTGCTTCGAGCTGCTCTCTCACCACCCTAGGCCCGCGAGTTCTGGATCAGCTCGAAGTCGCTCTTTGTCTTCATCGGCAAGCCCCGAAAATACGGGTTGTGCGTTTTTCAGTCGCCACCAGCATCTCCCACGTCCACAGCTGACCCTGCGGCCGGGCGCTGCGCTGTGCCCCTGTCCTGCCCGGAGCGTCCTTTTGTTGCTCTGTACCtggctcccttcccccttcccccattaCCTTCCCTTTCTCGGGCTCGCCTGCCACACGATTTCCTTCTTACCTTTCCTCTGGAGCGAAGCCGGTCGCCGGGGGGATGGAGGGAAGCTTTTCCTGCGGTGAGGACATGGGTCTTGAGTTCCAGTCATGAGCTTTTCTTAGCTCCAGAGCTGGGGTGTAAATATGTCACTGACCTTACAAGGCACAGCGATTGGTGTCACCCAACGTGGCGACAGTGCCTGGGTGTGTGGTCTTCTCCAGAGCCGTCTGTCCACAAACTGGAAGCCATCTGAGAAGTGGCGTCTCCTCTGGGAGGAACTTTGGCaaagcagatgaggaaactgcccTCTGAGGCTGTGTATTTACCAGAACAATTTATAAGTTAATTACCCACCTTTTGTCCTTTGCGTTTTTCAGTGTCATGCAAGGCATCTTGAATTTCTTTGGTAGCTTTTCCAGAAAGACCGATAGACTTCACCGCATTTCTTGAGTTACCACAAAGGCCAAGAATCTGAGGCCCTGTGTGAGCAGCTGACGATTGAGGACTGAAAAGCCACCGcgggcagggaggcagggtttGGGGACAGATTCCAGATTCCCACAGCCGCCACGTGGCCCTTTTCCCAAAGAAAGACCCGGGGTTCCTCTCAGCTTTGTGGAATCCAGAGGCTTCCGCTGGAATTccccctgcctcttcctcccgCCCCTCGCTTGCTTTGGCCAGCGCCCGATGCCATCTTGAGGAAATGTTGCCCCCGGTGCCCAGGCGCCCGGTTTCCCATGAAGCAGCTGTGGGTGCCTAGCTCATCAGGGAAATCTTTACCGCTCTGGCTGTCCTGGTCACAGTCTGTGGAAGTATAGGTGGCGTGTGGAAAGACCAGGATTTGGAATCGGGGGGCCCGGGGTTTGATGCCCCCATTCTAGAGCTGGGCCTCACGCTGCCTGTGAGCCCCCGGTGCCAAGGGGGGCGGTCAGCGGGCAGCGTCCTCTTCCGGCCTACTCCCTGCAACCCTCAGCGTCAGGGAGGGCCGCCGGCATCTGTGTCTCCCACAGGTCACCCGGATGTCAGCATGGCAGCCACAAACCTGGAGAACCAGCTGCACAGCGCCCAGAAGAACCTCCTGTTCCTCCAGCGGGAGCATGCCGGCACCCTCAAGGGGCTGCACGCCGAGATCAGGCGGCTGCAGCAACACTGCACAGGTACCGGGGGCCCCGCACCCCGTCCGCGGCAGGGCAGAGCGGGGACCTGTGATCCGGCCCGTCTCAGACGGCGGCCGGCTCGGAAGCTGTGCCAGGCCCGCTCgggggcagggtgaggagggGGCTCCGCTCCCCTCCGTCGTGGGCGAGCCTGCCGTCGCCGGAGCGCACTCCGGTGCCTTATTAGCTCACCCTCTCTGCCTAATGGACAGGCACCGGCATAAAGCTGCAAAGCCATCTCTCGGCATACTGAGGGCTTAGAAGATTCAGATGCGGACAGTGCAGTTTGGAACCGATCCCCGAAGCGTCGCGTACAGAGCAGGCTGCTTGCTCCTTGTGGCCGCTGGCGTGTGTTTTCGGGAAGGCGGGTTTCCTCCGAGTGCGAGGAAGGACAGTTTCTGCCTTCTCACGCCTGCCCTGATGCTGCTGAGCCCTGCTCTGTCTGGGCAGGACGCGCGGGGTGATCGTGGAGGTCGGTTCTGCATTTTCAGAGCCGATGAAGGCTTTGAGAGCTACTGTAACCATACACAATTAACGCATATGCTTTCCTTTTTAGATTTAACATATGAGCTGACACTCAAAAGTGCGGACCAGACAGGTAAGGACGTTCTCCCTGAAAGTTAATGATGGTGTCATTTTCCGTTGTGGCACATGTTGGTGCCATTTGTTTGCACTACCTACACGCGGAGAAGAAAATACACTTGCTAGAAAGAGTTGCACAAGTGACCAGAGCTTTCTAGAAAAGACGGGAAGGAAGTTTGGACCCTGAGATGTTACGAGGGGCTGTCAGTGCAGCGAGAAGGGGGAGcggttttattttcttcattttctttcgaTATTTGGAATGCCTGTTATAAGCTTTtcttgattttctgatttttctccagTGAATATGTGTTCCTTCTATCATCAAGAAATACATGTAATttaaagagaaacagaggagaaGGAGCAGGGTCCCACCTCTTCTGTCCCTCGAGCCTCATACGggacctggcacagagcaggtgctcccTAAAAACTACTTGAATGAACGACCAAATTACTGGATGGTCCCCAGAGGATCGTGAATGTCTTTCTCTAGACTGCAGTCCCCAAAATGCTTCCCCTCAACCAGAATCCTCCAGGACCCCCAAAGAGATCAGTCTGATGGCAGCTGGGGCAGAGAAGATAGAACTGGGGCCTCTGTGGCCAATGACAAACGCTCCCCAGAACAGAGTGGGGAGGTGTGCAGAATCCACACTTGAGTCAAGacaccttttttttgtttgagagagcatgactgtgggagtggggcagaaggagagagagagagagaaaattgccacactcagcgcagagtggggctcgatcccacgaccctgggatcatgacctgagccaaaatcaacagtcagacactctGGTCAGAccctcaagggactgagccacccaggcgacccaagatGCCTTTCCCTAGCCTTCACGATGGCAGTTATTATTCATGAGCATGCCCAAGCCCTTGAAACAGATGCAGGCCTTTCCGTGGATCTCAGTGCATCACCAAGCACTGACTTTTCCATTCATGACACTCAGGTTACAGTCTCCTAAGTATGCCTCTCAGGGACCAACATGTCCTTTTGTCGATGAGAGGAGGGGCCTGGGGACCGGAGCCCACCCTTTGGGCCTCACTGCAGAGGCAGGACGCTCCTCACCCCCTGAAGCCCTGGACCAGGATCTGGGCCTCTGAGGATTCCGGAGAATAGGATGTCCTGCGCCCCTGCCGTCCACGTCACAGAAATCAGTGTCCTCGCTTCCTGCCGCCTCCTGGCCAGGCTAACCTGAAGAAACACGATTCTTGCCCTGAACCCTCTCTGCTTCCAGGAGGAGGGAGCTCCTATGcccagtccctcctcccctggcccctaGAGAGCTCCTCAAGGCTCTCAGGCCTAAGTCCCAAAGCCACCCACGCAGCCTCATCAGCAGCCTGGGCTCAAGATGACAATTGGCCCAGGGATGCCTCCTTGTGGAGGCGGTGTGACAGCTCTCAGCTGGTCCTGGTTGGGGCGTCTCCCCTCCCCACGGCTGGAAATCCCTTCTTTACCTTAGTGGATGCAGAACTTGCTCAATCTGGGGACACGGGGTGTGGACACGGGCTCCTCCGCTGGAGGTTCTGATTCTGAGGGTCAGGGAGGGGACCTgagaatctgttttaaaaatgccacagtgaggggcacctggatggctcagtcggtagcacaggtgactcttgacctcagggttgagttcgagccccacgctgggtgtagagcttactcaaaaattaaaaaaagaaaaaatgcaaaaacacaaGTGCCGCGGTGACTGAGCGCTCAGGCAGCTGGGGAGATTCTGCTGCAGGCGATGAACAGGACAGGCGCAGCTTCCACGGGGAAAGAAAGACGGGACGTGCGTGCGGAGGACGTGGTGGGGCAGAGCTTCCCGTGGGAGAGTGGAAACGGGCAGGACGGGAGGTGCTGCTCCCTGGGAACAGAGGTCACCGAGGAGCAGCTGTCTGGGGTctcagggaggcagaggcaggcatTCGAAGGAGCGCCCAAAAAGTTGGGGCCACCCAACATCAGTCCGCAGCCCCGGATCCGCCTCCTCACGTGAGAGGTGCCCGCAGACGCCAGCTCCCACCCTGCACCGGCCCCGGGGTGTCCCTGAGCGGCTGGTTGTGGGCGCAcggtgaggggctgggggggccGAGGAGAGCCGAGCGCAGGCACAGGGACACCTGCCCTCTGAGACACGATGAGAGAGGGGACCCGTGTGGCAGGAAGGGGCAGCCTCGGAGCTCTGTGCTCGGACACGGAGAGAGTCTACGTTTGGGTCTCACAACGGCACGCCGAGTGGAGCGGGTGTTCGATAAATGCCACCCGAGCAGACAGCTGGATCTGCTCACAGTTTATTCCTGGGTACATGCCGGGGTCCGAAACCCGGAGAATTGCCCATTGTGACTTGGGCATTTTTGAGCTCTGGAGGCACGCTTTTGTGCAAGGAGCCAGAGCACTGAGAGCGGGAGGGAGCTCAGAGGCCACGTGAtccccacgggggggggggggtggggggggagggggcggcggggagggcaCGGAGATGGGGCAGGATGGAGCGTGGGAGCcatgtgcccccaccccagccccgcctTCCACGCGGCCGCCCTGGGAGGTGAGGCCAGCCTAGACAGTCTCCGTGCCTCTGCTCCGGGAGGGGTTGGCGCTCAGTCCTGTCCCTCGGCTCCTTCCTCTAGGAGATGGATCTTCCCGAAGCGGCGAACTAAAGAGAAGATGCGAGGAGCTGGAAGCCCAGCTGAAGCTCAAGGAGGACGAGAACAGCGAGCTGCTCCGGGAGCTGGAGCAGAAGGACGCCATGATCCTGGTGCTGGAGAGCACCGTCAGGGAGCGCGAGAGGAAGTACCTGGAGGAGCTGAAGCTGAAGAGCCACAAGCTGAACATGCTGTCGAGCGAGCTCGAGCAGCGCGCCGGGACCATCGCCTACCTGACCTCGCAGCTGCACGCCGCCAAGAGGAAGCTCATGAGCTCCGGCGGGACCTCGGACGGCAGCCCGTCCGGGAGCCCCGTGCTGGCCAGCTACAAGCCGGCCCCCCCCAAGGACAAGCTGCCCGAAACGCCCCGCCGCCGGATGAAAAAGAGCCTCTCGGCCCCCCTGCACCCGGAATTCGAAGAGGTTTACAGATTCGGGGCCGAGAGCCGGAAACTACTCTTGCGGGAGCCGGTGGACGCCATGCCCGACCCCACCCCGTTCCTGCTGGCCCGGGAATCGGCCGAGGTCCACCTCGTCAAGGAGAGGCCCCTGGTCATCCCCCCCATCGCCTCCGACCGCGGCTCGAGCGAGCCGCACAGCCCGGCCCGCGAGAAGCAGCACAAGGCTCACGTGGGGGTGGCCCACCGCATCCACCACGCCGCCCCGCCGCAGGCCCCGCCCGAGGTGGAGACGCTGGCGGTCGACCAGGTGAACGGAGGAAAGGCCGCGAGGAAGCACTCAGGGACGGACAGAACTGTGTGAAGCCTGCCCGGGCGACCCTTCCCCCCTGGCTGTCGATGCACTGTGATCACTACTAGGAAAACTCATccacgccttttttttttttttttctccaattccCCTGCATGCcaaattttttttcagacacGTCAACATTCTTATTCTGCTCCTTTTGCCCTGGTACTGACACCAGAATACGATCATGTCCCTGCTGCAGAATACCTATTTACCGATTGCCGTGGCCAAACACCTGTGTGCCGAATCGCTCGCTTCTAATCCCACTCCGTGTAACTTCAATGCGCTCGTGGACAAAGCACAGGCCACAGGCTGCATCACTACTCGACGTTAATGAAATCAGATAGTCAACCCGCCTAACTATACAGCCGGAGCAACACGTGCCGACCGGCCTCGACCCTCTCGCTCCAGTTCCTAGGGCGGCCCGTCCAGAGCAGCCCCTGCTGCCTCCCGGAGACCCCGTAACCTCCCACCAAGCCTCCCCCGGGGCGGCCCCGATAGCCGAGCAGCTGTATGAGTCTATCGCGGGAACGAAATAAGATGATGTTACTCCTCGTGTCACCACAACCTGAATGTGTGTTCATATTTTTTGGTTAGTTTTATCCAAAATGTTCAAGATCCcaacaaactttattttctaaaccTGCCTCTTTCTGGTTTGTGTCTTTTATTAAACTACCtgagggaggagctggggggaggctgggggaggaggagacacagcagGCCCCCCAGTAATTACCGCGTCTCGCCCCGTGTTCTTTTCCCAGGGCTCCGGCCCCAGGGGCGGGGCAGCTCTGCTTCCGGGAAGAGGAGTCCCTGtcacccagccctgcccagggctGCCCCTGGGAACGTTCTGCC from Felis catus isolate Fca126 chromosome D3, F.catus_Fca126_mat1.0, whole genome shotgun sequence encodes:
- the CCDC92 gene encoding coiled-coil domain-containing protein 92, producing MAATNLENQLHSAQKNLLFLQREHAGTLKGLHAEIRRLQQHCTDLTYELTLKSADQTGDGSSRSGELKRRCEELEAQLKLKEDENSELLRELEQKDAMILVLESTVRERERKYLEELKLKSHKLNMLSSELEQRAGTIAYLTSQLHAAKRKLMSSGGTSDGSPSGSPVLASYKPAPPKDKLPETPRRRMKKSLSAPLHPEFEEVYRFGAESRKLLLREPVDAMPDPTPFLLARESAEVHLVKERPLVIPPIASDRGSSEPHSPAREKQHKAHVGVAHRIHHAAPPQAPPEVETLAVDQVNGGKAARKHSGTDRTV